A genome region from Nocardia sp. NBC_00565 includes the following:
- a CDS encoding GNAT family N-acetyltransferase, whose protein sequence is MLIRRERADDAAAIAAVHRSAFGPQCANGDDDRNEVAELTGEPADQGAADPPEVDLVTRLRSDSGWIPTLSMVAVEYDTVIGHVCLTRAGVGPFPVLALGPIGVLVEHQGNGVGAAMMHAALGAADALDEPLIGLLGSLDYYPQFGFVPAARLSITPDEPTWISHFQVRPLAAYDSQITGEFQYAEPFYDL, encoded by the coding sequence TTGCTGATCCGTCGCGAACGCGCCGACGATGCCGCCGCGATCGCGGCCGTCCACCGCAGCGCCTTCGGACCGCAGTGCGCGAACGGCGATGACGACCGGAACGAGGTGGCCGAACTCACCGGCGAACCCGCCGACCAAGGGGCCGCCGACCCGCCCGAGGTCGATCTGGTCACCCGGCTGCGCAGCGACTCCGGTTGGATCCCCACCCTCTCGATGGTCGCGGTCGAATACGACACCGTCATCGGCCATGTCTGCCTCACCCGTGCCGGCGTCGGCCCATTCCCGGTGCTCGCCCTCGGCCCGATCGGCGTCCTGGTCGAACATCAGGGCAACGGCGTCGGCGCTGCCATGATGCACGCCGCCCTGGGCGCCGCCGACGCCCTCGACGAACCCCTCATCGGCCTACTCGGCAGCCTCGACTACTACCCACAATTCGGCTTCGTCCCCGCCGCCCGCCTCAGCATCACCCCCGACGAACCGACCTGGATCTCACACTTCCAGGTTCGCCCGCTGGCGGCATATGACTCCCAGATCACCGGCGAATTCCAGTACGCGGAACCGTTTTACGATCTGTGA
- the purU gene encoding formyltetrahydrofolate deformylase: MSSAPPVLDDRRFVLTLGCPDRPGIIARITSFIAEFGGSIVEAGYHSDADIGWFFTRQAIKASTVPFDIAELRDRFAAVAADFGPETEWQLLDSGERRRAVLLVSKDGHCLHDLLGRAASGELPATIEAVISNHPDLAEMTEAHGVKFHHVSFPKDPAERGPAFEEVRALVDAHDPHAVVLARFMQVLPAELCEHWAGKAINIHHSFLPSFVGARPYHQAFARGVKLIGATCHYVTAELDAGPIIEQDVIRIDHADEVRDMVRQGRDIERVVLARGLRWHLEGRVLVHGRRTVVFN, encoded by the coding sequence ATGAGTTCCGCCCCACCCGTCCTGGACGATCGCCGCTTCGTGCTGACCCTCGGCTGCCCGGACCGTCCCGGCATCATCGCGAGGATCACCTCGTTCATCGCCGAATTCGGCGGGTCCATTGTGGAGGCCGGTTACCACTCCGATGCGGATATCGGCTGGTTCTTCACCCGCCAGGCGATCAAGGCATCGACAGTGCCGTTCGACATAGCGGAACTGCGCGACCGGTTCGCGGCCGTGGCGGCCGACTTCGGCCCGGAGACGGAATGGCAACTGCTCGACTCCGGCGAACGCCGCCGGGCCGTACTACTGGTCAGCAAGGATGGGCATTGTCTGCACGATCTGCTCGGCCGCGCCGCCAGCGGTGAACTGCCCGCCACCATCGAGGCGGTGATCAGCAATCACCCGGATCTCGCCGAAATGACCGAGGCGCACGGCGTGAAGTTCCATCACGTGTCCTTCCCGAAGGACCCGGCCGAACGTGGCCCCGCCTTCGAAGAGGTCCGCGCCCTGGTCGACGCCCACGACCCGCACGCCGTCGTCCTCGCCCGCTTCATGCAGGTGCTGCCCGCCGAACTCTGCGAACACTGGGCGGGCAAGGCGATCAACATCCACCACAGCTTCCTGCCCTCCTTCGTCGGCGCCCGCCCCTACCACCAGGCCTTCGCCCGCGGCGTCAAACTGATCGGCGCAACCTGCCACTACGTCACCGCCGAACTCGACGCGGGCCCGATCATCGAACAGGACGTTATCCGCATCGACCACGCCGACGAGGTCCGCGATATGGTCCGCCAAGGCCGCGATATCGAACGCGTAGTCCTGGCCCGCGGCCTCCGCTGGCACCTGGAAGGCCGAGTCCTGGTCCACGGCCGCCGCACCGTCGTCTTCAACTGA
- a CDS encoding alpha/beta fold hydrolase: MRAMPQAFVDFPGQIRGLVHTYRANLRSRTYATAALNPPTAPYEVVPVSTGDGARLRVHAYGPADAPTIVLVHGWTCAIEYWNAQINAFADEYRVIAYDVRGHGESEPGSSPLTTDLLADDLAAVLDATLRPGERAVLVGHSLGGMTLQAWAGRYPDRVAKQALAVLLTNTAPGQLVAETTVVPFCNAPLPLLKLRIPLPHFIGRLGLGTPIVFPPIAPVKWAFTRQIMSLRSTGDVVDYSMSIVRSCPARVRAKFGILLAELDLGESARNLVVPTTILAGEFDDMTPPVHSERIVEMLRETGSLVKYEVLPTGHLGNTEMFERFNEELALVLESVRQPMEAVG; encoded by the coding sequence ATGCGTGCAATGCCGCAAGCATTCGTGGACTTCCCGGGGCAGATCCGGGGGTTGGTCCACACCTACCGCGCCAACCTGCGGTCCCGTACCTACGCGACCGCGGCATTGAATCCACCGACCGCGCCGTATGAGGTAGTCCCGGTCAGTACCGGTGATGGTGCGCGGCTGCGCGTACACGCCTACGGACCGGCCGACGCGCCGACGATCGTGCTGGTGCACGGCTGGACCTGCGCCATCGAATACTGGAATGCCCAGATCAACGCGTTTGCCGATGAGTACCGCGTCATCGCCTATGACGTGCGCGGCCACGGCGAGAGCGAGCCGGGCTCGAGCCCGCTCACCACCGATCTGCTCGCCGACGATCTGGCCGCCGTGCTCGACGCGACACTGCGCCCCGGCGAGCGGGCCGTGCTGGTCGGTCACAGCCTGGGCGGCATGACTCTGCAGGCTTGGGCCGGTCGCTATCCCGACCGGGTCGCGAAGCAGGCGCTCGCCGTGCTGCTGACCAACACCGCCCCCGGCCAGCTGGTCGCCGAGACCACCGTCGTGCCGTTCTGCAACGCACCGCTCCCGCTGCTGAAGCTGCGAATTCCGTTGCCGCACTTCATCGGCCGCCTCGGGCTCGGCACGCCGATCGTCTTCCCGCCGATCGCCCCGGTGAAGTGGGCCTTCACCCGGCAGATCATGAGCCTGCGCTCGACCGGTGACGTGGTCGACTACAGCATGTCGATCGTTCGCTCGTGCCCGGCTCGGGTGCGCGCGAAGTTCGGAATCCTGCTCGCCGAACTGGATCTCGGTGAGTCGGCGCGCAATCTCGTTGTGCCGACCACGATCCTGGCCGGCGAGTTCGACGATATGACGCCGCCGGTGCACTCCGAGCGCATCGTCGAGATGCTCAGGGAGACCGGCAGTTTGGTCAAGTACGAGGTATTGCCGACGGGCCATCTGGGCAACACCGAGATGTTCGAGCGGTTCAACGAGGAATTGGCCCTGGTTCTCGAGTCGGTGCGCCAACCCATGGAAGCTGTCGGGTGA
- a CDS encoding DUF2516 family protein — protein MDTAHGLAGWILNGLRLLALGATIFALIHAIRQRPDAFTAVDKLTKPIWIAILCAALLFLLLSLSVTSLLALIAIIATGIYLADVRPKVDEIQRGPRW, from the coding sequence GTGGACACAGCGCATGGATTGGCCGGCTGGATTTTGAACGGGCTGCGGCTTTTGGCGCTCGGCGCGACGATTTTCGCGCTGATTCACGCCATCCGCCAGCGCCCCGACGCCTTCACCGCAGTCGACAAGCTGACCAAACCGATCTGGATCGCAATCCTGTGCGCCGCACTGCTGTTCCTCTTGCTCTCCCTGAGCGTCACCTCATTGCTCGCCCTGATCGCCATCATCGCCACCGGCATCTACCTGGCCGATGTCCGGCCGAAGGTGGATGAGATTCAGCGCGGTCCGCGCTGGTAG
- a CDS encoding heparin-binding hemagglutinin — MTENSTIKPLFATVGAGDAVYTAVVDAVTQVRERAATADVTGRVEEARERFATVPADVRAQFETLRERLSGLPSELPEDLAELREKFTSEELKALAEKYYAQVLDIYADLAVRGEETVERLRANHLVEDQIERVETLYKDAAGRAEDVVGKVNELLGRPVKEDEEAVAEPVVEAEVVDVTTETEPAVTDIAPKAPAKKAPAKKAAAKKAAPKKA, encoded by the coding sequence ATGACCGAGAACTCCACCATCAAGCCACTGTTCGCGACTGTCGGTGCCGGTGATGCCGTGTACACCGCGGTTGTCGACGCCGTCACCCAGGTGCGTGAGCGCGCCGCAACCGCCGATGTCACCGGTCGTGTCGAAGAGGCACGTGAGCGCTTCGCCACTGTGCCCGCCGATGTGCGGGCCCAGTTCGAGACGCTGCGCGAGCGGCTGTCCGGGCTGCCGTCGGAGCTGCCCGAGGACCTCGCCGAGCTGCGCGAGAAGTTCACCTCGGAGGAGCTGAAGGCGCTCGCCGAGAAGTACTACGCCCAGGTCCTCGACATCTACGCGGATCTGGCCGTGCGTGGCGAGGAGACCGTCGAGCGGCTGCGCGCCAACCACTTGGTCGAGGATCAGATCGAGCGCGTCGAGACCCTGTACAAGGATGCGGCCGGCCGCGCCGAGGATGTGGTCGGCAAGGTCAACGAGCTGCTCGGTCGCCCGGTCAAGGAAGACGAAGAGGCCGTGGCCGAGCCGGTCGTCGAGGCCGAGGTTGTCGATGTGACCACCGAGACCGAGCCCGCCGTGACCGACATCGCCCCGAAGGCCCCGGCCAAGAAGGCGCCCGCCAAGAAGGCCGCGGCCAAGAAGGCGGCTCCGAAGAAGGCCTGA
- a CDS encoding helix-turn-helix domain-containing protein, producing the protein MADQPEGSAEYTDEPPEKSGGVGDKAARVATAAHDIGGFIRAQREAAQVSLRQLATLAGVSNPYLSQIERGLRNPSAEVLAQIAKALRVSSEVLYVRAGYLEQRPHSPVRDALLADTFISERQKQVLLDIYESFRRENGGSEPGGDEWDSDVPSTTPTPPRQESEE; encoded by the coding sequence ATGGCAGACCAGCCCGAAGGTTCCGCCGAGTACACCGATGAACCGCCGGAGAAATCCGGCGGTGTCGGCGACAAAGCGGCACGTGTGGCCACCGCGGCACACGACATCGGAGGTTTCATCAGGGCACAGCGAGAAGCCGCGCAAGTCTCGTTGCGTCAGCTCGCCACCCTGGCGGGAGTGAGCAATCCATACCTCAGTCAGATCGAGCGCGGATTGCGCAATCCGTCCGCCGAAGTACTCGCGCAGATAGCCAAGGCACTGCGGGTCTCTTCGGAGGTGTTGTATGTACGGGCTGGCTATCTCGAGCAGCGGCCGCACAGTCCGGTCCGGGATGCCCTGCTTGCCGACACTTTCATCAGTGAACGGCAGAAGCAGGTGCTGCTGGACATCTATGAATCGTTTCGCCGGGAAAATGGGGGAAGCGAACCAGGGGGGGATGAATGGGACAGCGACGTTCCGAGCACAACACCAACTCCGCCACGCCAGGAGAGCGAAGAATGA